Genomic DNA from Paenibacillus borealis:
TCGAGTATCATGTTGAGAAAATATTAGAATTGATCGGTGAAGATACCAGCCGCGAAGGTTTGCTGGAAACACCGGCCAGAGTCACGCGGATGTATGAAGAGATATTTGGCGGTTATTCGATTGATCCGCGCGAGGCGCTGGGCGTAACTTTCGACGAGTCTCACGAAGAGCTTGTCATTGTGAAGGATATTGTCTACTACAGCCAGTGCGAGCATCACATGGCTCCTTTCTTCGGCAAAGTGCATATTGGCTATGTCCCCAGCGGACGTATTGCCGGACTCAGCAAGCTGGCCCGGCTCGTGGAAGCGGTCAGCCGGCGCCTGCAGGTGCAGGAGCGCATTACAGCCCAGATCGCTGATATCATGACAGAGGTGCTGAATCCGCACGGTGTGATGGTGGTCGTCGAAGGAGAGCATCTGTGTATGTGTGCCCGGGGCGTGAAGAAGCCCGGCAGCAAGACGGTTACCATGGCGACCCGGGGCACTTTCCGTGAGGATGCTGCAGCCCGGGCCGAGTTTCTTGCACTGATCAAAGAATAGAGCGCGGGAATTATATCCCCTGAGCTTATACAAGACAAAGCCCGGCAGTCACTTTCGAGTGGCTGCCGGGCTTTTTTGGGGACAGACCTCAAAAAGGCTGCCAGACCAGCTTACGGGCGGCGCTGTACCGCTCGGATACATAAGGCCAATTGACGACTTTCCACCAGTCCTGGATATAATCCGCGCGGTTGTTCTGATGCTTAAGGTAATAAGCATGCTCCCATACATCCAGTGCCAGCAGCGGAACAACATCCCACTGGGACAGATTCTGATGCTTCTCGGCCGTCAGAATCTCCAGTCTGCGGCTGCGCGGACTCCAGACCAGAATGGCCCATCCGCCGCCCTCCACTTTATTGGCCGCTTCAGTGAACTGTGCCTTGAAGGCATCGTAGCTTCCGAAGCTGCGTTCTATGGCATCCAGCAGTGCTCCGGACGGGCGGCCGCCTCCCTGGGGGGACATTACATTCCAGAAGATCGTATGCAGATAATGACCGGCCCCGTTGAAGGCAAGCTCCCGCTCCCAGTGCTTAACCAGATCATAATCGTTGTTCCTGCGGGCTTCCGCCAATTTATTCTCTGCTTTATTCAGTCCGTCTACATAGCTCTGGTGGTGTTTGTCGTGATGTATCATCATTGTCTTCTCATCGATGTAAGGCTCCAGTGCATTATAAGCATAGGGGAGCGGGGGCAGCGTATGCCCGCCAATCGGGACGGAGCCCAGATCACGGGATTCCCATAGAGGGATCGTCAGGGCCGCCGCTTCTTTGGGAGGGTCTCCGCTTATGGAGACGGCAGGGACAGCAGCGGATTCAGCCTGCTCTACAGGATTCTGCCGCATCATTCCGGCACCGTATTCCGGGGCATTCAGAGCCGTAAGCACGGCAAGGAAATACTCTGATTCGCAGATGAAATGCTGCACCGCGCTTTCGGCCAGTGGTGAGGCGCTCACGGCACTGCTGGCCTTCATCATAGCCTGCAGCTGCCGGATGAATTCACTTGACTGATCACAGGCCGTATGCAGCAGCAGCTCTGTTTCGGCGGCAAGGGTTCCCGGACCGCCGAAGGCCGGAGTCTGTATACTTCCGAGCAGGTGACACGCCGCCTGTTCCGTAGCTATGAAGACTACCGTCCATTCCTGGAGCAGCTTGACATAAGGCTCCTCCAGACCTGGAGTGATCTGGATAAGAAACCCGGCATGTTCCTTCTCCTGTTTTTTCCAGAAGGCGATTTCCCCTAGAATGTGCACTGGCAGCGGCGCACCGGATACATATTGCATAGCATGCAGTCCTCCCGTCCTGAATTTTCAACGCTTCATTATATGACCGGGACGGGCCGCTTATGTGAAGGGATTCGAAGGGATTAAGGGAGCACGGTGAACAAACCAAAAAGCATGCGCAGATTGTATAAGGAAATACATCTGCACATGCTTATTCAACATATTATTGGCTGGCGGCCTGACTTCCGCTGTCCCCGCTGATTTTGGCCAGCTGAACATTTCCTAGGAAAGCAGAGACACGTCGCAGATACTCGCGCGGATGCTCGCGGAACAGCAGTTCATGATGGCTGTCCTCCACAATCCATGAATCGGAATACAGGTTGGTCTGGTTTGCGGCGAGCTCTTCGGCAATCGGATATGGGGCTTTCTCGTCCTTAGTACCGTGCATGAAGAGTACCGGGAAGGGATAGTCCTCGGATTTCACCTTGGCATAAGGAATCTGATTCAGCCCTGTACCGTTCAGCACCGGGAATAACAGCTCCATAATCTCCAGTGAAGGCTGACGGGGGAGATCTATATTCTGCTTGATATTGTGATAAAGTGTATCCGGCTCCAGCAGGAAGGTACTGTCCAGTATCATTGCATCCACGTCTTTGGTTACGAGACCCGCCTGCAGCGCGGTGCCCGCACCCATGGAGAAGCCCCAGACTACGATTTCGTTTGCACCCTTGTCCTTGGCAAATTCTATTGCCCCGAGGAGCTGCTGGGATTCCTTTTTGCCGCCGGTAGCAATATCCTTATTGACCTTGGAGGCGAAGCCGTAATCAAACATAACCACATTGAATTTCAGGCTGTGCGCATAATGGGCCAGGTCGTACATGGGAACCCAGCTTTCCTCGCGGTTAGCGCCGTAGCCGTGGCTGAAGACAATGGTCTTCGTGGCCCCCTCTGAGGGAATATACCATCCCTGCATGATACGGCTGCCGTCCTTCGCCGGAAAGGTTACCTCCTCATACGCCAGCCCTTTAGCAAGATAAGGGTTAGAGTAGAGGGGGGCTACAGTAGGATTCGAGAGCACCCAGGCAATATAACCGTGCAGGGCGATGAAGCAGAATAAAAAGAAGAAGAACACGGATAACAGCAGAGAGACAACAATATGCTTAACGCGTATCATCCGTAATGAAATTAAAGGTATGGAATTAGGCTTATCCTCGTTAGGCATACGGGAGACCGGCGAGCCGGGGTGACTTGTTGCCAGATCCATAAGGTCCCCTCCTAAAAATAGTATGGGCATAAATACTTCATATATTTAATCGTAGGGTTATGCCCTTACAAAGTCAATGAATTCAGCGGTTTTGTAATGTAACTGTAAACTGGGGCCCAACCTTTACCGTACAGTGAATATGCTGGACTTTCTTTGGACTTTTGCACTAAGATAGAATGGATCTGAAGAATAATGTAACCAGGTTTCAATAGGTGAAACACGTGAAGGGGAGATCAGGGTGGAAGACCGGAAGCTGACTGTACGCGCCGTGGAACGTGCGCTGGATATATTGCTGTGCTTCACTCAGGATAATGATTATGACCTCAGTCTGACGGAGATTTCCGCCAAGATTGGACTGCATAAAAGTACGGTGCACCGCCTGCTGACCACGCTTGAAGAAAAGGGCTTTCTCCAGCGCGATGAGGGCACGGAGAAATACCGGCTGGGGATCCGCATCTGGGAGCTGTCAACGCATTTGCCGACCCTGAATGAACCGGCGGTACTGCTGCTGCCGGCGATGGAACGGCTGCGTGACCGTCTGGGAGAGACGGTCAGCCTCTATCTGCGTGACAATCTGGAGCGCGTGCGCATTCAGGCCGTGCAGAGCCGGCAGGCGATCCGCCGGGTGGCGCAGATCGGCGCAAGGCTGCCGCTGTCTGTAGGCGCATCGAGCAAGGTGCTGGCCGCTTACGCGCCGCCGGAAGTGCAGGTCCGGCTGCTGGCCGACCCGGCATGGCCGGAGGCTGTAGACCGGAGCCAGTATCTGGAGCAGCTCAAGGAAATCACCCGCTGCGGATATGCTACCAGCTTCGAGGAACGCGAACCGGGTGCGGCGGCAGTGGCGGTGCCTATCGCGGGGCGTGCCGGGGGAGTGGTCGCGGCGCTCTCACTTTCCGGTCCGGTCAGCCGTCTTTCACCGGAGACACTGGAGGAGTATGCAGCGATTCTGGCAGAGGCTGCGGCTGAAATGGGCCTGATGATGGGCTGAAACGGTGATGCCTGTTACATACCGGAATTAAGGGGTAATTTTAGTAAATAGAGACTAATAAGGCTTGCGTAATCCATTGTATATCTAGTTAAAATGAACTATTATTAAAAAATATTAGTTACAAATATTGAAAGATATGAAATGTAATCCAGAGCATGAGGTGATGGGATGAAAGCTGTAATACCCGATTCACTGATGGGAGAAATTCAAGAGCTCCAGGATACGTTCGGTTCTGTCACGAGTCAGGCTATTGTGCTTACGGATCAGGCAGGGAATATAGTAACCCGTCCAACGCTTTACGGAATATTCTATCAGAAGATGTTCAATTCCCTGCAGGAGACAAGGCGCCCTTTCGAGCCGGCATTGCTCAGACTGGGGCCCTTATCGCATCCAGCGGTATTGGAGGAATGGGTTCCGGGACTTAAGTATGTGGTTAGTCCGCTGGTTCCCGATTATGGCCAGACTTACTATTTGTGGTCGGGTCTATACATGGAAGAAGGCACCCGGGAGCTTGTGCTGCAAGGGTTTGAGGCCAAAATGAGGAATCACCCCCAATATGA
This window encodes:
- a CDS encoding Fe-Mn family superoxide dismutase gives rise to the protein MQYVSGAPLPVHILGEIAFWKKQEKEHAGFLIQITPGLEEPYVKLLQEWTVVFIATEQAACHLLGSIQTPAFGGPGTLAAETELLLHTACDQSSEFIRQLQAMMKASSAVSASPLAESAVQHFICESEYFLAVLTALNAPEYGAGMMRQNPVEQAESAAVPAVSISGDPPKEAAALTIPLWESRDLGSVPIGGHTLPPLPYAYNALEPYIDEKTMMIHHDKHHQSYVDGLNKAENKLAEARRNNDYDLVKHWERELAFNGAGHYLHTIFWNVMSPQGGGRPSGALLDAIERSFGSYDAFKAQFTEAANKVEGGGWAILVWSPRSRRLEILTAEKHQNLSQWDVVPLLALDVWEHAYYLKHQNNRADYIQDWWKVVNWPYVSERYSAARKLVWQPF
- the folE gene encoding GTP cyclohydrolase I FolE, giving the protein MGSIKEYMNGKVSVNREQIEYHVEKILELIGEDTSREGLLETPARVTRMYEEIFGGYSIDPREALGVTFDESHEELVIVKDIVYYSQCEHHMAPFFGKVHIGYVPSGRIAGLSKLARLVEAVSRRLQVQERITAQIADIMTEVLNPHGVMVVVEGEHLCMCARGVKKPGSKTVTMATRGTFREDAAARAEFLALIKE
- a CDS encoding IclR family transcriptional regulator — its product is MEDRKLTVRAVERALDILLCFTQDNDYDLSLTEISAKIGLHKSTVHRLLTTLEEKGFLQRDEGTEKYRLGIRIWELSTHLPTLNEPAVLLLPAMERLRDRLGETVSLYLRDNLERVRIQAVQSRQAIRRVAQIGARLPLSVGASSKVLAAYAPPEVQVRLLADPAWPEAVDRSQYLEQLKEITRCGYATSFEEREPGAAAVAVPIAGRAGGVVAALSLSGPVSRLSPETLEEYAAILAEAAAEMGLMMG
- a CDS encoding alpha/beta hydrolase, with translation MPNEDKPNSIPLISLRMIRVKHIVVSLLLSVFFFFLFCFIALHGYIAWVLSNPTVAPLYSNPYLAKGLAYEEVTFPAKDGSRIMQGWYIPSEGATKTIVFSHGYGANREESWVPMYDLAHYAHSLKFNVVMFDYGFASKVNKDIATGGKKESQQLLGAIEFAKDKGANEIVVWGFSMGAGTALQAGLVTKDVDAMILDSTFLLEPDTLYHNIKQNIDLPRQPSLEIMELLFPVLNGTGLNQIPYAKVKSEDYPFPVLFMHGTKDEKAPYPIAEELAANQTNLYSDSWIVEDSHHELLFREHPREYLRRVSAFLGNVQLAKISGDSGSQAASQ